In the genome of Paenibacillus sp. GP183, the window CCGTTTGATGTCGTTTTGACTGTTTTGCGGCTTGGATTTGTTGGCATCGGGCACATTTTGCGGTGTTGCTTGCACATGTAAATTACTCATCTGGCTGTTCCTCCCATTTATGTTCTGCAGTTATTACGTCGTGCTTCAAAATTTCAAGCATATGCTTCATCAGCAGCACTTCCGGCGCTTCGAACATGCTCATATGTCCACACGCTTTGATTCCGCTTCCCGGAAAATTAACATCTTTACAATCATTGCCTTACTGTCTGCGTTCAAAAGCAAGACGTACAGCAAGACCAGTAAAGACACTTCCCATAAGCTAACGCTGTACCCGTAACCATGTAGGTCGCGTGCCAAACCAAGCAGCAACCCTACTCGCTGCAAGAACAATCAAGAGGTTGACCGTAAAACTAACGGTTATTTGAATTAGACCCAAAGACGCGCTTTGAATAAACAAAGAACCCCGCGAGGGGTCTTCAAACTGTGGCAGTAGTGACACATACAGGATAGCAATTTTGGGATTAAGCAGGTTAGTCATGAACCCCATCAGAAATAACTTCTTTGGCGGGTCAATAGAAAGAATTCGAGGCGATAGAATAGATGCAGCCCCGGGCTTGATGGCATTCCAAGCAAGCCAGAGTAAGTAGGCAGCACCTGCGAGCTTGACAGTTTCGAATAGAAATGGAACCGCAGTAAAAAGTACTGTAAGCCCGAACATTGTTGCAAAAATGTAAACAAGAAAGCCAAGCATGACGCCAAGAAGAGAGATAATCCCAGCCAAACGCCCTTGCGTTATAGAACGAGAAATTAGGTATATCATGTTAGGACCAGGAGAACAAACCATACCAAGCGAAACTAATGAAAAAGCTAACAAAGTACCGAAACTCACCATGATTTTTCTCCTTACTATATTTGTCCAATT includes:
- a CDS encoding LysE family translocator produces the protein MVSFGTLLAFSLVSLGMVCSPGPNMIYLISRSITQGRLAGIISLLGVMLGFLVYIFATMFGLTVLFTAVPFLFETVKLAGAAYLLWLAWNAIKPGAASILSPRILSIDPPKKLFLMGFMTNLLNPKIAILYVSLLPQFEDPSRGSLFIQSASLGLIQITVSFTVNLLIVLAASRVAAWFGTRPTWLRVQR